One Deltaproteobacteria bacterium genomic window carries:
- a CDS encoding serine/threonine protein kinase yields the protein MGSTIKIPELAANTIVGGSYRIIRKIGSGGMSVVYEAENLRLPELRVAVKIIKSNYASDDEFYQRFRREAAIGARVRHPNVAAVIDWNAMPDGTPFLVMEYLEGESLHERMKRGPLSKELVRSVLFQTAAALEVAHAQSVIHRDLKPRNIFLISGSANLPEGILVKVIDFGVSKILGADTLESTTSRTLGTPRYMSPEQISTDHQRVGPATDQFSLGALAYELIAGKPAFNGDCLETVLYQIVNEDPLPLHELAPHVSPRLEHAINRALSKKPAERYPSISAFVREAFRDDLESTTPTVAVKLKNKLKLRKKLQQLTIAVLMLTTVALLISFAIITMQNDSAEFVFAEPKDEVTAFNVNNEPAPFTPQANQQVIHFSVPSNNNITRDTNEDIEDTNLLKIPNLATAQAKLTEAQNLDFTGNYLESIRVARQSIALEDSNTARMLIFLGYCSLNDVGNARAAFFAINKKAHTQARRLCKERGLDF from the coding sequence GTGGGTTCTACAATTAAAATTCCTGAATTAGCCGCCAACACAATAGTAGGAGGCAGCTACCGGATCATACGCAAAATTGGTAGCGGTGGCATGAGTGTAGTTTATGAGGCTGAAAACTTACGTCTGCCAGAACTACGGGTCGCAGTAAAAATAATCAAATCAAATTACGCTTCAGACGATGAATTTTACCAACGCTTTCGCCGTGAGGCAGCAATAGGTGCACGAGTTCGCCATCCAAATGTTGCAGCGGTAATAGATTGGAATGCTATGCCTGATGGCACTCCTTTTTTAGTTATGGAGTATCTTGAAGGCGAAAGTTTACATGAACGTATGAAACGTGGGCCGCTAAGTAAAGAGCTAGTGCGTAGCGTTTTATTTCAGACAGCTGCTGCTTTAGAAGTAGCACATGCGCAAAGTGTAATACATAGAGACCTTAAACCACGTAATATATTTTTAATTAGTGGAAGCGCTAACTTGCCAGAAGGCATTTTAGTAAAAGTAATTGATTTTGGTGTATCAAAAATTTTAGGTGCTGATACACTTGAAAGCACTACTTCGCGTACTCTGGGTACTCCTCGCTATATGTCACCAGAGCAGATTAGTACTGATCATCAACGCGTTGGCCCGGCTACTGATCAATTTTCTTTAGGAGCATTAGCTTATGAATTGATTGCGGGTAAACCCGCTTTTAATGGTGATTGTCTTGAAACCGTTCTTTATCAAATAGTAAACGAAGATCCACTACCATTACATGAGCTAGCTCCTCATGTATCACCTCGACTTGAACACGCGATTAATAGAGCCTTAAGCAAAAAACCAGCTGAGCGCTATCCTAGTATTTCTGCATTTGTACGCGAAGCTTTTAGGGATGATTTAGAAAGTACAACTCCTACTGTTGCGGTGAAATTAAAAAATAAACTTAAACTACGTAAAAAATTACAGCAGCTAACAATAGCTGTGTTAATGTTAACTACTGTTGCGCTACTGATTAGTTTTGCAATCATTACTATGCAAAATGATTCAGCAGAATTTGTATTTGCTGAGCCCAAAGATGAGGTGACGGCCTTTAATGTTAATAATGAGCCTGCGCCTTTTACCCCACAAGCTAACCAACAAGTAATACATTTTTCAGTGCCGTCTAATAACAATATAACTCGTGACACTAATGAAGATATTGAAGATACAAATCTACTTAAAATACCTAACTTGGCCACCGCGCAGGCTAAATTGACAGAAGCTCAGAATTTGGACTTTACCGGTAACTATCTTGAAAGCATACGTGTTGCCCGACAATCAATAGCGCTTGAAGATAGCAACACTGCCAGAATGCTTATTTTTCTTGGCTACTGCAGCCTTAATGATGTGGGTAATGCACGCGCAGCCTTTTTTGCGATTAATAAGAAAGCGCATACACAGGCGCGTCGATTATGCAAAGAGCGTGGTCTCGATTTTTAA